The DNA window ACAATCCACGGAAAGATGTTTTTTCGTACTCTAGCGCGCGGTCATGCAAAGCTCGCAAATTCGCTTTTCGTTGCTTGCCATTGGTCATGGCTCCAACCATTTCATAATAGTTTGTATCCAAATAAACTTGCCAGATCAATTCCGCTAAGGAACCTCGGCGTGCCAGATTCCGCCATCCTTCTAATTGAAGGATAAAACGACGTAGTTTTTCAGCTGCAGCCGGATCGATTCCTGTACCTGCTCGCATAAATGTTTTAACAGCTTCATAAAAAGACGCTTGAGGTGCCGCTAAGCGAATTTCAGCCAATTCATTTTCTTTCAACCCAATAAACGGGGCACGTAAAACAGAGGCCAGTGGAATGTCTTGGTAAGGGTTGTCGATAACACGTAAGGTGTTCAACATGATCATCACTTCAAGTGCTTCAAAATAGCCGCCTGTCAATTCAGCATACAATGGAATGCCAGCCATTTTGAACTCATCTACGAAATCACCTGACCATGTCATCGAGCGCATTATAACAACGATGTCTTGGTATTCTAGCGGCCGTTCCTGCTGTGTCCAAGGATCATTGACCATTATTTGATCGTCTATCAATTCCTTGATTTTTTTAGCGATAAACCGCGCTTCCCATTGAGACTTTGCCAAGTCCTCGTCTTCTGTCTCTTCTTCAGTTTCTGGTTCGTGTATTAAAGTTAAGCTAACAGGAGTTTGTTGATCCGGATATGGCGCTTTGGCTTTTAGCGCAGCGGCTTCATCGTAATCGATTTCACCAACGCGTTCTCCCATAATTTGTGAGAATATATAATTGGTGCCATCTAAAATTTCTTTTCGGCTTCTGAAATTTGCATTTAAATCAATGCGCAATCCTGTGTTGCTAGCTTCATGTGTAAATCGAGAATATTTCCCTAAAAATAACATCGGTTCTGCCAGGCGAAAACGGTAAATCGATTGCTTCACATCACCTACCATGAATAGATTGCCATTTTGTTCATCGCCTGATTTTACTAAGTTAAGAATTGTTTCTTGTAGAAGATTAGTGTCTTGATATTCATCCACTAACACTTCTTTAAAGCGGTCTTGGTATTCTTTGGCGATAGCTGAAGGCTTGCCTTCTTCCATTAAAATCTCCAATGCATAATGCTCTAAGTCGGAGAAATCAACCAATGCTCGATCAATTTTCAAGGCTTTGTATTGATCAGCGAATAGCTGTGTCAATTCAACTAAAGTTTTCATCAACGGTGCCATTTCTCGCATTTCTTCTAATAAGCGCTTTGGAGAGCGTGTAAAATAAGCATCAAACAATCCGCTGACAATTTTTTTCACATCATTACGACGAGCTTTTGCTTCTTCAGCTAAAGCTGGATCACAGGAATCTTTGCGAATACTCGCGGCTTTTTCCCATTTAAACGATTTTGAAAAAGCATACAAACTTTCCCACGAACTTTCTAATGCTGCAATTGCTGCTTGGATCACTTCAGCATCCGTTCTAAAAGTGCTTTCTAATACAGCGGGTCCATCTGGCTCATGTGACAATTGAAGTCCTTGATCAGTTAATTGCAACGCTTCTTCCAATGCATGACGTATCGTCAACTTTAAATCTTCAATAAACGGCAAATTATCAATCGTCGCATCCGCCGGCACATTATATAAGCTAGGTACTTGTTGCAACCACTCATGTGGATTCGGGTGCACACGGGAATAATCATATAATTTACTTAACAAGACTTCCATCGCCTGATCACTACGATCTGACGTGAAACTATCGGCTAATCGGTAAACAGCATCCGCTCCTTCACCTTCATATGCAGATTCTAGCACTGCTTCTAATACATCATCTCGTAAAAGAGCAGCTTCTGTATCTCCCGCAATTCGAAAGCCTGGATCGATTTCAAGTAAATATGCATATTGTTTCACAACGTGTAAACAAAACGAATGAAGTGTAGAAATTTGTGCTTTATTGATTAACCGTAATTGTTTGCGTAAATGACTAGATTCTGGGTTTTCTGAAACAGCTTTTTCCAATGCATTCGACATCCGGTGCCGCATTTCAGCAGCTGAAGCATTCGTAAATGTCACAACTAAAAGTTCATCCACTGATATTGGATCATCTTCAGCCAAAACTTTTTCAATCATGCGGTTGATCAGAACAGCTGTTTTCCCCGATCCTGCCGCAGCTGACACCAACATATCTTGTCCCTTTGCCCATATTGCCATCCATTGTTCATCGGTCCAAGTAGCATCAATCGGTTTTTTCGGTATCATCTGCAGCTGTCTCCTTTCTGATCAATTCTACTGCTTTATCAGGAGAAAAAGCAGTCAACTTTCGGTAACTTTGGTCTGGGTCTGCCGGGTCAAACTGGCAAACCGAACGATAAGAACAAAATTGACAAGGTGTATCTTCTTTCATTTTAT is part of the Planococcus sp. PAMC 21323 genome and encodes:
- the addA gene encoding helicase-exonuclease AddAB subunit AddA, translating into MIPKKPIDATWTDEQWMAIWAKGQDMLVSAAAGSGKTAVLINRMIEKVLAEDDPISVDELLVVTFTNASAAEMRHRMSNALEKAVSENPESSHLRKQLRLINKAQISTLHSFCLHVVKQYAYLLEIDPGFRIAGDTEAALLRDDVLEAVLESAYEGEGADAVYRLADSFTSDRSDQAMEVLLSKLYDYSRVHPNPHEWLQQVPSLYNVPADATIDNLPFIEDLKLTIRHALEEALQLTDQGLQLSHEPDGPAVLESTFRTDAEVIQAAIAALESSWESLYAFSKSFKWEKAASIRKDSCDPALAEEAKARRNDVKKIVSGLFDAYFTRSPKRLLEEMREMAPLMKTLVELTQLFADQYKALKIDRALVDFSDLEHYALEILMEEGKPSAIAKEYQDRFKEVLVDEYQDTNLLQETILNLVKSGDEQNGNLFMVGDVKQSIYRFRLAEPMLFLGKYSRFTHEASNTGLRIDLNANFRSRKEILDGTNYIFSQIMGERVGEIDYDEAAALKAKAPYPDQQTPVSLTLIHEPETEEETEDEDLAKSQWEARFIAKKIKELIDDQIMVNDPWTQQERPLEYQDIVVIMRSMTWSGDFVDEFKMAGIPLYAELTGGYFEALEVMIMLNTLRVIDNPYQDIPLASVLRAPFIGLKENELAEIRLAAPQASFYEAVKTFMRAGTGIDPAAAEKLRRFILQLEGWRNLARRGSLAELIWQVYLDTNYYEMVGAMTNGKQRKANLRALHDRALEYEKTSFRGLFRFLRFIDRMRERGDDLGTAKSLSEKENVVRLMTVHKSKGLEFPVVFFAGTGRNFNEMDFKKSYLFDQDYGLAVKAVNPDTRIEYTSLPFLAVREMKQLQMKAEEMRVLYVAMTRAKERLYLTASVKDVEKLIEKWKVSTNDVRLPDFMRSRAKGYLDWIGPAIARHPDAAEQLNVTGQFLEHSSHFHIDIIESQSLLPAVVSIEELLQDDLLSEDYQQQVNDRFNYQYPHQLAVEKRSKQSVTEMKRLQMLQRLDEPESFIQTTKPERKMLSNRPNFMMDKRLSGADIGTAVHAIMQHIPLDRSLDSTEIKEFIDTLVGMEILSLDEGKAVKVEEIERFYASETAARLRSAKNIKKEVPFTYAKKDADGDYQIIQGIVDCLFEEQDGWVLLDYKTDRVTHVHDVSEEMAERYSVQLTVYQEAVESILKISVKERLLYLFAANQEVNI